A stretch of Prionailurus bengalensis isolate Pbe53 chromosome E4, Fcat_Pben_1.1_paternal_pri, whole genome shotgun sequence DNA encodes these proteins:
- the SFT2D2 gene encoding vesicle transport protein SFT2B: MDKLKKVLSGQDTEDRGGLAEVVEASSLSWGTRIKGFIACFAAGIVCSLLGTLLLWVPRKGLYLFAVFYTFGNIASIGSTVFLMGPMKQLKRMFEPTRLIATVMVLLCFTLTLCSAFWWHNRGLALIFCILQSLALTWYSLSFIPYARDAVKKCFAVCLA; encoded by the exons ATGGACAAGCTGAAGAAGGTGCTCAGCGGCCAGGACACCGAGGACCGTGGCGGCCTGGCCGAG gTCGTCGAGGCATCTTCGTTAAGCTGGGGCACCAGAATAAAAGGCTTCATTGCGTGTTTTGCTGCAGGAATTGTCTGCTCACTGCTG GGAACTCTTCTGCTCTGGGTCCCCAGAAAGGGACTGTACCTCTTCGCAGTGTTTTACACCTTTGGTAACATCGCATCGATTGGGAG CACCGTCTTCCTCATGGGGCCCATGAAACAGCTGAAGCGAATGTTCGAGCCGACGCGCCTGATTGCGACTGTCATGGTGCTG ctgtGTTTTACACTCACCCTGTGTTCTGCCTTCTGG TGGCATAACAGGGGGCTCGCTCTCATCTTCTGCATTTTGCAGTCCTTGGCCCTGACGTG GTATAGCCTTTCCTTCATTCCGTATGCAAG GGATGCCGTGAAGAAGTGTTTTGCTGTGTGTCTTGCATAA